The following nucleotide sequence is from Candidatus Eisenbacteria bacterium.
GCGGCGCCGAGCGCGCGGGCGCGAAACGCGCGCTGCAGTTCGCGCTCACGGGTCTCGAGCGTCAGATAGGTGGCGGCGAGCAGGGCGAACAAGGCGAGGGTGAGACCGCCGATCGCGAACGGGAACGGCGCCAGCCACGCCGAGACGAAGTCGGTGTTCACGTGGCCGGTCGCCGGATCCACCCGGATGCGACCCGAAGCGATGGCGCCCACGCACACGCCGAACATTACCGGTGTGACGACGCTCGCGATCGCGAACACGCGGCTCCAGCGCTGGTGGACGTTTTCCGTGTCGCGGTCGTACTTCCGGAACGTGAACGCGGAGCCGCGCAGCACGATGCCGATCAGCGCAAGCATCAGCGGCAGGTGCAGCGCGGTCGCGATCGCGGCGAATGCCATTGGATAGCCGGTGAACAGCAGCACCACGACCAGGATCAGCCACACGTGGTTTGCTTCCCAGATCGGGCCGATCGCGTGGGCGATCAGCTCGCGCTGCCGCCTGGCACTCGGCCCGTTGGCGAGCAGATCCCACACGCCGCCGCCGAAGTCCGCGCCGCCGGCGAGGGCATAGAGCACCAGCGCGGCGAGGATCACCAGCGCGAGCTGAGTCTCAGGCGCCGGCATCGTCGCCTCGCGCCTTGTCCCCTGCACCGTCACTTGAACCATCGGGTACGCCACCCGCAAGCATGCGCGGGCTCGCGAACACCTGGTGCCTGAGCAGCGCAACGACCACGCAGGCGAGCACCAGGTACACGAGCATCATGGCGATCAGCGGTGCGACGAGACCCGGCATCGGGGACACCGCATCGCGGGTCCGCATCACGCCGTAGACGATCCACGGCTGGCGCCCGACTTCGGTCACCACCCAGCCGGCCTCGATCGCGATCAATCCGAGCGGCGCCACCAGTACGAGCAGGCGCAGGAACCAGCGTGCCTCGGGGACCGCGCGTTTGCGCCACACCAGCCACGCACCGATCAACGCGGTCAGCGCCAGCAGGCTGCCGCAGCCCACCATGATCTGAAACGCGAAGTGCGTGATCAGGACCGGCGGCCATTCGTCGCGCGGGAAAGCCTTGAGCCCTTTGACCTCCGCCTCGAAGTCACCGAACGCCATGAAGCTCAAGACGCCGGGCAGCTCGATCGCTCCCCGGGTCGTGGCCGTCGCTTCATCCGGAACACCGCCCAGGCGCAAGGGGGCTCGGCGTTCCGTCTCGAACTGGCCTTCGAGTGCCGCGAGCTTGATCGGCTGGTATTTCGCGACCCACTTGGCGCTGAGGTCGCCGCTCAGAGGCTGGAGTACCGCCGTCACCGCGAACACCGCGAACGTGATCGCAAGCGCTCGCCGGTGGAACGGATCGCCGGGGCGCTTCAGCAGCATGAGCGCGTGGATGCCGGCGGCCGCGGCGGAGATCGCGAGGTAGGCCGCAATCGTCATGTGGAGTGCCTGTTGGAACGCGGCGGGATTGAGCAGTGCCGCGATCGGGTCGATGTCGACGGGCTTGCCGTCGACCATCCGGAAGCCGGTCGGGCTGTTCATCCAGCCGTTGGCGGCCACCACGAAGATTCCCGACAGGCAGCCGCTGACTGCGACCACCACACCCGAGCACCAGTGCGCCCACCCGGGCATGCGACTCCAGCCATACAGGTAGAGCCCGAGGAAGATCGCCTCGAGGAAAAACGCGAAGCCCTCGAGCGAGAACGGCATGCCGATGATGGGGCCGGCCCACTGCATGAAGCGCGGCCACAGCAGTCCCAGCTCGAACGACAGCACGGTGCCCGACACCGCTCCGACCGCGAACAGGATCGCGGTGCCCTTGAGCCACCGGCGCGTGAGCTCGAGGTCGATGGGGTCGCGGGTGCGCAGCCAGCGCGCCTCGCTGATCACCATGAGTAACGGCATCGCGATGCCGGCCGCAGCGAACAGGATGTGAAAGCCCAGCGACAGGGCCATTCCCAGCCGGGCAGCGAGCAGGTCGGTCAGATTCGGACTCCGAAGTGGCGATGCGCGCGGCCGAGCCGTAGATCGCTCGACCGCGTGCGGCTAACCGCCGATCGAGCTCATGCCGCGTTCCGGCTGCTGGAAGAACGGGCTGTTGATGAGATGGCCGGGTTCCTTGCGAAGCACCGCGGCATGCAGCAGCCCGACGATCGCTTCGTCGCTGGCGCCGCCCCGCATCGCCTTGAGGAAGTCGTATTCCTTGAGCGAGAACAGGCAGGTGCGGATCTGGCCGTCGGCGGTCAGCCGAATGCGGTCGCACGCACCGCAGAACGGACGCGTCACCGAGGCGATCACGCCCACGCGTCCGCCGCCATCACGATAGCGATAGAGCGTGGCCGGAGCGCTCGGATCGGTCTTCGGCTCCGCGTCGAGCGGGAACGCTTCGGACAGCTTCTCGAGGATCTCGGCGGCCGGGACCAACTTCGCACGGTCCCACGAATGCTGGAAGTCGAGCGGCATCCACTCGATGAAGCGCAGCTCGTAGCCGTTGTCGCGTGCCCAGCCGGCGAGCGGCACCGCCTCGTCTTCATTGAAGCCGCGCATCAGCACTGCGTTGACTTTGATCGGCGAGAAGCCGACGCGCTTCGCTGCCTCGAGTCCCGCGAAAACATCCGCGATGCGGTCGCGGCGCGCGATCTGGTGGAAGCGCTGGCGATCGAGCGTGTCGAGGCTCACGTTGACGCGCGTGAGGCCCGCGTCTCGGAGCGACTCCGCCATGGCGTCGAGTTTGAGGCCGTTGGTGGTGAGCGACAGATCGAGCCCCGGCTGCAGCTCGCCAAGCATCCGCACCAGCACGTGGAGATCCGCGCGCACGGTGGGTTCGCCTCCGGTCAGCCGAACGCCCGTGACGCCGAGCGAGAGAGCCACGCGTGTGAAGCGCGTGATCTCTTCATAGGTGAGGAGCTGCTCCCTGGGGAGCCACGCCATGCCTTCGGCCGGCATGCAGTAGACGCAGCGCAGGTTGCAGCGGTCGGTCACCGAGATCCGCAGATCGCGGACGGTGCGGCCGTGGGTGTCGTTCAATGTGGCGGGAGTCGGCATCGCGAGAAGCCTACCATCTGAACGTGAGGCATTCACTGCGCATCCGTGATCTACTGCATCCATGACCTTCCCTGAACTCGGCCTGCCGCCCGAACTGGTCGCCGCCCTCGCCAGGCAGCACATCACCGAACCGACGCCCATTCAGGTTGCGGCGCTGCCGGTCCTGATGGCGGGCAAGGATGCCTACCTGAACGCCGAAACCGGGACCGGGAAGACGCTGGCCTATCTGCTGCCGATCTTCTGCCATCTCGACGCTGCGGCGCAGGCGACGCAGGTCGTGATCGTCGCCCCGACCCACGAACTCGCGATCCAGATTCAGCGTCAGTGCACCGACCTCGCGCAGAACGCCGGGTGGCCGATTCGTGCGCTGCTGCTGATCGGCGGCACTTCGCTGGATCGCCAGATCGACAAGCTCAAGAAGAAGCCGCACCTGGTGGTCGGCTCACCGGGCCGCATCCTCGAATTGATGAACATGCGCAAGCTGAAGCTGGACGGGGTCCGGAGCGTGGTGATCGACGAGGCGGATCGTCTGCTGCTGCACGAGAGCCTGCCCGCCATTCGCGGGATCATCCAGGCCGCGCCGCGCGGGCGTCAGCTCATCTTCGCTTCGGCCACCGAGCAGCAGGAGAGCGCGGAGGCCATCGCGACCCTTGCGCCGGAGCTGGTCATGCTGCAGGCCGGTGCCGCATCGGTGAACGAGAACATCGAGCACCTGTATATCGTCTGCGAGGCTCGCGACAAGCCCGACGTGCTGAGAAAGCTGCTGCACGCCCTCAATCCCGAACGCGCGATGGTGTTCGTGCACCGCAGTGAAATGGCGGAGAACGTCACGGCGAAACTCGACCATCACAAGATTCCGGTCGCGGACCTGCATGCCTCCAGTGACAAGCGCGACCGCAAGCAGGCGATGGACGACTTCCGCAGCGCCGAGGTTCGCGTTCTGGTCGCTTCCGATGTGGCGGCCCGCGGGCTCGACATCAAGGGGGTCTCTCACATCTTCAATCTCGATGTGCCGACGCTGAGCAAAGCCTATCTGCACCGCGTGGGTCGCACCGCCCGAGCGGGTGCGAAGGGACAGGCGGTGACGCTGATGACCGACGACGAGGTCCGGCTGGTCCGCCGCTATGAAAGCGAGCTCGGCATCGTCATGCACCACGTGCGGCTGCGTGAAGGCCAGGTGATCGACGCCGACGCCGACGGGGCTCGCGTGCCCGAACCGGAGCGTGCGCGGCCGGCTCGGATCGATCAGCCGGTGCGCCCGGCGACGAAGCGTTTGTAGATCTCCTCAACCTTCTGCCGCGCCCGCGGCGCCTTGCGGAGGTACTTGAGCGCCGAGTTCAGGCTCGGATCGACGAGGAAGCAGTTGATCGGGACGTCGCGTGCCAGGCCTTCCCAGCCGAAACGGTCGACCATCTGCCGCAGCATCATCTCGAGCGTGACGCCGTGGAGCGGGTTCTTGGGCTGACGTTCGATCATTGCCGCGGATTCTCGCTGAAACTCGAACGACAGAGCAACGTGCGGCAAGTCAGCGAACTGCGCGCACGCTCGTCCATCGCCTCAGCGCCGCTTGCGGTCCCGCCTGGCGAGGCTCGCACGCGCCAGCAACGCCAGGCGCAGCTCGGTGCGGCTGAGCATCATGCGATCGGTCGCGAGCTGCGGCTCCGCTTCCCACCGCGTCGCGAGCTGCGCCGTGGTCACGGCATCCTGCCACACGCGTTCGTGGAGCCCGAACGGCTTGCCGAGGCGATCGAACTCGCCGCGCGAAGAAGTCGGCACGCCGTGTTGCGCTTCGAGGCTCGCTGCGACCGAGTCGAACATCGCGGGGGAAGCCGGGAACCGGTAGACGGTCGAGGCCTGCCACAGCACCATCTGACTGTCGAGCGGCGAGCGCACGAACTTGTAGCGCTCGAACTCGACCTCGGGCACCGAACCTCGCACCGCGACCACGTTGCTGACGTCGGAGATCAGCCGTGAACCGTTTGCCACGAGCACCTGCCCGAACTCCGCCCGCGTCATGCCGAGGCGCACCTCGGAGCCGTGGACCGGTGCGGTGAGCACGGCGAGGCACAGGCAGACGGGCGGGAGGATTCGTTCGAGGTGCATGACGTCGGTGTTATCGGCCTGCTCGGCGAGGCGCTGAACGGCGTTGACCGCTAGCCCCGTCGCTTCTGCCAGGCGTGCAGCACCAGCGCCACGGTGATGACCGCATACGCCACGAACACTCGGAAATACTCGCCGATCTGTGCGTCGCCGAGCAGCGCCTTGCCGGCGAGCGGCGACACCACGAACAGGGTGTGG
It contains:
- a CDS encoding cytochrome ubiquinol oxidase subunit I, which encodes MTDLLAARLGMALSLGFHILFAAAGIAMPLLMVISEARWLRTRDPIDLELTRRWLKGTAILFAVGAVSGTVLSFELGLLWPRFMQWAGPIIGMPFSLEGFAFFLEAIFLGLYLYGWSRMPGWAHWCSGVVVAVSGCLSGIFVVAANGWMNSPTGFRMVDGKPVDIDPIAALLNPAAFQQALHMTIAAYLAISAAAAGIHALMLLKRPGDPFHRRALAITFAVFAVTAVLQPLSGDLSAKWVAKYQPIKLAALEGQFETERRAPLRLGGVPDEATATTRGAIELPGVLSFMAFGDFEAEVKGLKAFPRDEWPPVLITHFAFQIMVGCGSLLALTALIGAWLVWRKRAVPEARWFLRLLVLVAPLGLIAIEAGWVVTEVGRQPWIVYGVMRTRDAVSPMPGLVAPLIAMMLVYLVLACVVVALLRHQVFASPRMLAGGVPDGSSDGAGDKARGDDAGA
- a CDS encoding DEAD/DEAH box helicase, which encodes MTFPELGLPPELVAALARQHITEPTPIQVAALPVLMAGKDAYLNAETGTGKTLAYLLPIFCHLDAAAQATQVVIVAPTHELAIQIQRQCTDLAQNAGWPIRALLLIGGTSLDRQIDKLKKKPHLVVGSPGRILELMNMRKLKLDGVRSVVIDEADRLLLHESLPAIRGIIQAAPRGRQLIFASATEQQESAEAIATLAPELVMLQAGAASVNENIEHLYIVCEARDKPDVLRKLLHALNPERAMVFVHRSEMAENVTAKLDHHKIPVADLHASSDKRDRKQAMDDFRSAEVRVLVASDVAARGLDIKGVSHIFNLDVPTLSKAYLHRVGRTARAGAKGQAVTLMTDDEVRLVRRYESELGIVMHHVRLREGQVIDADADGARVPEPERARPARIDQPVRPATKRL
- a CDS encoding cytochrome d ubiquinol oxidase subunit II → MPAPETQLALVILAALVLYALAGGADFGGGVWDLLANGPSARRQRELIAHAIGPIWEANHVWLILVVVLLFTGYPMAFAAIATALHLPLMLALIGIVLRGSAFTFRKYDRDTENVHQRWSRVFAIASVVTPVMFGVCVGAIASGRIRVDPATGHVNTDFVSAWLAPFPFAIGGLTLALFALLAATYLTLETRERELQRAFRARALGAAIASGAFAWLALALARTGAPALHLGLAASGWALGFHLATGVAAVATIAALVLERYRAARVLAVLQVTLVLIGWALAQAPLLVPPDLSLANAAAPRHVIELLMRTLAIGAVVLFPALYVLFRVFKRHPGT
- the moaA gene encoding GTP 3',8-cyclase MoaA, yielding MPTPATLNDTHGRTVRDLRISVTDRCNLRCVYCMPAEGMAWLPREQLLTYEEITRFTRVALSLGVTGVRLTGGEPTVRADLHVLVRMLGELQPGLDLSLTTNGLKLDAMAESLRDAGLTRVNVSLDTLDRQRFHQIARRDRIADVFAGLEAAKRVGFSPIKVNAVLMRGFNEDEAVPLAGWARDNGYELRFIEWMPLDFQHSWDRAKLVPAAEILEKLSEAFPLDAEPKTDPSAPATLYRYRDGGGRVGVIASVTRPFCGACDRIRLTADGQIRTCLFSLKEYDFLKAMRGGASDEAIVGLLHAAVLRKEPGHLINSPFFQQPERGMSSIGG
- a CDS encoding DUF2132 domain-containing protein; its protein translation is MIERQPKNPLHGVTLEMMLRQMVDRFGWEGLARDVPINCFLVDPSLNSALKYLRKAPRARQKVEEIYKRFVAGRTG